A genomic region of Gemmata massiliana contains the following coding sequences:
- a CDS encoding PfkB family carbohydrate kinase yields MCCSLDRGGRPGRTQGEDPGYHVSGGGLRHRSGRARRVFEVTGAGDTTAAIFVLGLAAVLSVETAARLGTAVVTPDELVGALVEAAQFTPAD; encoded by the coding sequence ATTTGTTGCAGTCTCGACCGTGGTGGTCGTCCCGGTCGAACTCAGGGTGAAGACCCCGGTTATCATGTTTCCGGTGGCGGTCTCCGTCACCGTTCCGGTCGCGCACGGCGAGTGTTCGAGGTAACTGGGGCCGGAGATACTACGGCCGCGATCTTTGTTCTGGGGCTAGCCGCGGTGCTGTCAGTTGAGACAGCCGCCCGATTGGGCACCGCTGTGGTTACCCCGGACGAGCTTGTTGGGGCTCTTGTCGAGGCGGCGCAATTTACTCCCGCTGACTGA
- a CDS encoding efflux RND transporter periplasmic adaptor subunit, with translation MSARSPGTRHRFRLFGLLVLGTLAGALVGCQRKPPQAAPAVVPTIPVSHPIEREVTDFAEYTGRTDAVESVSVRARVTGELQAMPFGEGTEVRGPKRLGWITLYPGDLLFRIDPEPYRAMVDQAEGQLQLYKAQRVLAGLNYEQNKQAYDVGAGSISQLNLDKANIDSADARIRTAEAALKSARLNLAYTEIRAPISGRVSRYYYTPGNLVSENQTLLTTIVSMEKMYGYFDVEERTFQRLLGGSTGTLSTVIVRMAIEGETGFPHRGKLDFINNQVNPSTGTIALRAVFDNERAKNGMWKLLPGMFVRVRLELGGSYQAALVVDKAIGSDQGLKFVYVVDAENKVQYRRVKTGALQEDGLRVIDPYKPGTDKEPESGVKPTEWVVVGGLPQLRPRLEIKPEQGAMPTATSGGDAPPRRPKKQ, from the coding sequence ATGTCCGCGCGATCTCCCGGAACACGCCATCGCTTCCGCCTCTTTGGTTTGCTCGTTCTCGGCACACTCGCCGGTGCCCTTGTGGGGTGCCAGCGAAAGCCCCCACAAGCCGCTCCCGCGGTGGTGCCGACCATCCCCGTGAGCCACCCGATCGAGCGCGAGGTCACGGACTTCGCCGAGTACACCGGGCGGACGGACGCGGTCGAGTCCGTGAGTGTTCGGGCGCGGGTGACGGGCGAACTGCAAGCGATGCCGTTCGGCGAGGGGACCGAGGTGCGGGGACCGAAACGGCTCGGGTGGATCACGCTCTATCCGGGTGATCTGCTGTTCCGGATCGACCCAGAACCATATCGCGCGATGGTCGATCAGGCGGAGGGGCAGCTTCAACTCTACAAGGCCCAGCGGGTACTCGCGGGGCTGAACTACGAGCAGAACAAGCAAGCCTACGACGTGGGGGCCGGGAGCATCTCTCAGCTCAATCTGGACAAAGCCAACATCGATTCGGCCGACGCCCGTATCCGAACCGCCGAAGCCGCACTTAAGAGCGCCCGGCTGAACCTCGCGTACACCGAGATCCGTGCCCCGATCAGCGGGCGCGTGAGCCGGTACTACTACACCCCCGGCAACCTCGTGAGCGAGAACCAGACGCTACTCACCACGATCGTCTCGATGGAGAAGATGTACGGCTACTTCGACGTCGAGGAGCGCACCTTCCAGCGCCTCCTCGGGGGTTCCACCGGCACGCTTTCCACGGTCATCGTCCGAATGGCGATCGAGGGCGAAACCGGGTTCCCGCACCGCGGTAAGCTCGACTTCATCAACAACCAGGTGAACCCGTCCACGGGTACGATCGCGCTCCGGGCCGTTTTTGACAACGAGCGAGCCAAGAACGGGATGTGGAAGCTACTCCCGGGGATGTTCGTCCGCGTGCGACTCGAGCTTGGCGGATCGTACCAGGCGGCGCTGGTTGTGGATAAAGCGATCGGCTCGGACCAGGGGCTGAAGTTCGTGTACGTGGTTGATGCCGAGAACAAGGTGCAGTACCGCCGAGTGAAAACCGGCGCGCTGCAGGAAGACGGATTGCGGGTGATCGACCCGTACAAGCCCGGGACCGACAAGGAGCCGGAATCCGGGGTGAAGCCGACCGAGTGGGTCGTCGTCGGTGGGCTACCGCAGTTGCGCCCGCGGTTGGAGATCAAGCCCGAACAGGGCGCGATGCCCACGGCCACCTCCGGCGGCGACGCACCTCCGCGCCGCCCGAAGAAGCAGTGA
- a CDS encoding efflux RND transporter permease subunit — MISRYFIDRPIFATVLSIAISLTGAISLLYLPVAQYPRVTPPGVSISISYPGASAQEVADSVGAPIEQQVNGVEGMLFMSSQSGNDGSYSLTVTFDVGTDINAALVMVQNRVALAMPQLPSAVQNQGITIRKRTPDMLMIVSFISPDGRYDDKYLSNFATINVKDELLRVDGISDINVQGQRDYSMRIWLDPQRLAARNMTPIDVANAIRTQNVDAPAGRIGQPPAPTGQAFQFPLDTLGRLAGPEQFGGIIVKASGSPQILSADGRLIEPARTSKPKPRIVKLLPNDSASDPTAPPTVDDVVTAAPATGVAPSDSSADASTDPASDPANSGNPTTASVPTPSSSGASAALTSTGPTAGGTVGSGALGGGALASGGPSPSTGLVRLQDVARIELGAQNYNTICSFDGRPSVGLGLYQLPGTNALDVGDRVREKMQELKAGFPDGVDYQIAYDTTPYIRDSVRDVIHTLLEAIGLVAIVVLVFLQSWRAALIPLLAVPVAVLGTFAVMAAMGFSLNNISLFGLVLAIGIVVDDAIVVVENVERWMDRGLASRDATYKAMEEVTGPIIAVALVLCAVFVPCAFIRGITGQFFRQFAITIAVSTIISTINSLTFSPAMAAILLRPRHERPDLLGRALNVSFGWFFWLFNRASGFGTSAYAWITGRLMRLSLLVLLVYAGLLVLTGWTFEDAPKGFIPQQDQGRLIVNIQLPDAASLERTHEAALEVERIARDVPGVAHTVTNSGMSFLLQANSPNFASMFIVLKPFGERQQPDLTANAIMAKLRKRWAEKVPDAQVTVFSAAPVPGLGSAGGFKFMVEDRGGLGVRSLEQRMDDLVERFKKMPHLTDARTQFRSRIPQLRLDVDRAKAAALGVSLQDLNQTISLYLGSLYVNSYNDFGRHWQVTAQADGDFRTRPEQIHLFQVRSKSGQMVPLSTLVQVRDLAGPISVTRYNLYTAAPINGNVTPGVSDGDAISAINQEADATLPLSMRVEWTDLMFMQIRAGNTAIYVFLLSVVSVFLALAALYESWALPLAVILVVPLCLLCSVAGVLFTNRDVNIFVQIGLVVLVGLACKNAILIVEFAKHLHQQGMTCFDATKEASRLRLRPIVMTSFAFIFGVLPLMVASGAGAEMRRSLGVAVFSGMLGVTVFGIFLTPVFFYVVQGVSEIRMFQSPRLRWVLSHIAGAALGAVLGFLLARLGVGHMLWGPIVGACAGVLLIRGARGLHARRRARPGIIPFRGPAPVSTNGGPPS, encoded by the coding sequence ATGATCTCGCGCTACTTCATTGACCGGCCGATCTTCGCCACCGTGCTGTCGATCGCGATCTCGCTCACGGGGGCGATCTCGCTGCTGTACCTGCCGGTGGCGCAGTACCCGCGTGTCACCCCGCCGGGCGTGTCCATCTCGATCAGCTACCCGGGCGCCAGCGCGCAGGAAGTAGCAGACTCCGTTGGCGCGCCGATCGAGCAGCAGGTGAACGGCGTCGAGGGCATGCTGTTCATGTCCTCGCAGTCCGGCAACGATGGTAGTTACAGCCTGACCGTGACGTTCGACGTCGGGACCGACATCAACGCCGCACTCGTGATGGTTCAGAACCGCGTCGCGTTGGCGATGCCACAACTGCCCAGCGCGGTGCAAAACCAGGGGATCACGATCCGGAAGCGCACCCCGGACATGCTGATGATCGTGAGCTTCATTTCCCCGGACGGGCGCTACGACGACAAGTACCTGAGCAACTTCGCCACGATCAACGTCAAGGACGAGTTGCTCCGCGTGGACGGGATCTCGGACATCAACGTCCAGGGGCAGCGCGACTACAGCATGCGCATCTGGCTCGACCCGCAGCGGTTGGCGGCGCGGAACATGACGCCGATCGACGTGGCCAACGCGATCCGCACCCAGAACGTCGACGCCCCGGCCGGGCGCATCGGCCAACCTCCGGCCCCGACGGGACAGGCGTTCCAGTTCCCGCTCGACACGCTCGGGCGCCTCGCCGGCCCCGAACAGTTCGGTGGAATCATCGTCAAGGCGAGCGGTTCGCCCCAAATCCTCTCCGCCGACGGGCGCCTCATCGAACCGGCTCGCACCTCGAAGCCGAAACCCCGGATCGTGAAGCTGCTCCCCAACGACTCCGCTAGTGACCCGACCGCGCCGCCGACCGTCGACGACGTCGTCACGGCTGCCCCGGCCACGGGAGTTGCCCCATCCGATTCGTCCGCCGACGCGAGCACGGACCCGGCCAGTGATCCCGCAAACAGCGGGAACCCGACCACGGCGTCGGTGCCCACACCAAGCAGCTCAGGCGCATCGGCCGCGCTCACGTCGACCGGCCCAACGGCCGGCGGGACCGTCGGGAGCGGTGCGCTGGGAGGCGGTGCGCTGGCTTCGGGCGGGCCGTCGCCGTCGACCGGACTCGTGCGACTGCAAGACGTCGCGCGGATCGAACTCGGGGCGCAGAACTACAACACGATCTGCTCGTTCGACGGGCGCCCGTCGGTCGGCCTTGGGCTGTATCAACTCCCGGGGACCAACGCACTCGACGTGGGCGACCGCGTGCGCGAGAAGATGCAGGAACTGAAGGCCGGGTTCCCGGACGGCGTGGACTACCAGATCGCTTACGACACCACGCCGTACATCCGCGATTCGGTGCGCGACGTGATCCACACGCTGCTGGAAGCGATCGGGCTGGTGGCGATCGTGGTGCTGGTGTTCCTCCAGAGCTGGCGGGCCGCGCTGATCCCGCTGCTCGCGGTCCCGGTCGCCGTGCTGGGCACGTTCGCGGTCATGGCCGCGATGGGCTTCAGCCTGAACAACATCTCCCTGTTCGGGCTGGTGCTCGCGATCGGGATCGTGGTGGACGACGCCATCGTGGTGGTCGAGAACGTCGAGCGCTGGATGGACCGCGGGCTGGCGTCGCGCGACGCCACGTACAAGGCGATGGAAGAGGTGACGGGGCCGATCATCGCGGTCGCGCTCGTGCTGTGTGCCGTGTTCGTGCCGTGCGCGTTCATCCGCGGGATCACCGGACAGTTCTTCCGGCAGTTCGCCATCACGATCGCAGTGTCCACGATCATTTCGACCATCAACTCGCTCACGTTCAGCCCCGCGATGGCCGCGATCCTGTTGCGCCCGCGCCACGAGCGCCCGGACCTGCTCGGCCGGGCGCTCAATGTCTCGTTCGGGTGGTTCTTCTGGCTGTTCAACCGAGCATCCGGGTTCGGTACCTCGGCTTACGCCTGGATAACGGGCCGGCTCATGCGGCTCTCGCTGCTCGTCCTGCTCGTGTACGCGGGGCTCCTCGTGCTCACCGGCTGGACGTTCGAGGACGCCCCCAAGGGGTTCATCCCGCAGCAGGACCAGGGACGGTTGATCGTCAACATCCAGTTGCCTGATGCCGCGTCGCTGGAGCGGACCCACGAGGCTGCACTCGAAGTCGAGCGCATCGCACGCGACGTACCCGGGGTCGCGCACACGGTCACCAACTCCGGGATGTCGTTCTTGCTCCAGGCGAACAGCCCCAACTTCGCCTCAATGTTCATCGTCCTCAAACCGTTCGGGGAGCGCCAGCAGCCCGATTTGACCGCCAACGCGATCATGGCGAAGCTCCGCAAGCGCTGGGCCGAGAAGGTGCCGGACGCCCAGGTGACCGTTTTCAGCGCGGCGCCGGTTCCGGGGCTCGGATCGGCCGGCGGGTTCAAGTTCATGGTCGAGGACCGTGGCGGGTTGGGTGTGCGCTCGCTCGAACAACGCATGGACGACCTCGTCGAGCGCTTCAAGAAGATGCCGCACCTGACCGACGCGCGAACGCAGTTCCGGTCGCGCATCCCGCAACTGCGCCTGGACGTGGACCGCGCCAAGGCCGCGGCCCTGGGCGTCTCGCTCCAGGATCTGAACCAGACCATCAGCTTGTACCTCGGGTCGCTGTACGTGAACAGTTACAACGACTTCGGGCGGCACTGGCAGGTGACGGCCCAGGCGGACGGTGACTTCCGCACCCGGCCCGAGCAGATCCACTTGTTCCAGGTCCGAAGTAAATCCGGGCAGATGGTCCCGCTGAGCACGCTGGTTCAGGTGCGCGACCTCGCCGGTCCGATCTCAGTCACGCGCTACAACCTGTACACCGCGGCTCCGATCAATGGGAATGTTACGCCCGGGGTGAGTGACGGCGACGCGATCAGCGCGATCAACCAGGAAGCCGACGCCACGCTCCCGCTCTCGATGCGGGTAGAGTGGACCGACCTGATGTTCATGCAGATCCGGGCCGGGAACACCGCGATCTACGTCTTCCTGCTTTCCGTGGTGAGCGTGTTCCTCGCGCTGGCAGCTCTCTACGAGAGCTGGGCGCTACCTCTTGCGGTAATTCTCGTCGTCCCGCTGTGCCTGTTGTGCTCCGTTGCGGGGGTACTGTTCACCAATCGCGACGTGAACATCTTTGTGCAGATCGGGCTAGTGGTGCTGGTGGGGCTGGCGTGCAAGAACGCGATCCTCATCGTCGAGTTCGCCAAGCACCTCCACCAACAAGGAATGACGTGCTTCGATGCGACCAAAGAAGCGAGTCGATTGCGCCTGCGCCCGATCGTCATGACGAGCTTCGCGTTCATCTTCGGCGTGCTGCCGCTGATGGTCGCGTCCGGGGCCGGGGCCGAGATGCGGCGCTCGCTAGGCGTTGCGGTGTTCAGCGGGATGCTTGGGGTCACGGTCTTCGGCATCTTCCTGACCCCCGTTTTCTTTTACGTCGTTCAGGGCGTGAGTGAGATCCGGATGTTCCAGTCGCCGCGGCTGCGCTGGGTGCTCTCACACATCGCGGGCGCGGCACTCGGCGCGGTCCTCGGGTTCCTGCTGGCGCGCCTGGGCGTCGGGCACATGTTGTGGGGACCGATCGTGGGCGCGTGCGCGGGCGTGCTCCTGATCCGCGGCGCACGCGGGCTTCACGCGCGCCGGCGCGCTCGGCCGGGAATCATCCCGTTCCGCGGACCCGCCCCGGTTTCCACGAACGGAGGACCGCCCTCGTGA
- a CDS encoding efflux RND transporter permease subunit — protein sequence MIARFFVDRPIFATVISLVIMLAGAVAFGTLPIALYPDVAPATVQVSAVYPGANAGTVRDTVAAPIEEQVSGVEGMMYMSSRCTNDGAYTLTVTFKPGTDSDMAQVLVQNRVSLALPVIPALVQNKGISVKKQSPSTLMIVNLISTDGRYDDLFLSNYATIDVKDELGRLPGVAGVSYFGQRDYSLRVWVDPDKLAALNLSGMDVVSAVAQQNVQVAAGQIGQRPVPKGQQFQLTVNTLGRLIDPEQFANIIVKGGQDSATATMNSTGVTTTAAAPTMTTGTTGQGAMSAGPATAIVRLRDVARVERGAQQYDQSCTLNGRPSVALCVYQLPGSNALETANAVYDKMRELKTRFPDGLDYQIVYDTTPFVRESVNEVFHTLRDAVILVAIVVLLFLQDWRAMILPMIDVPVSLIGTLAVMSQMGFTLNSLTLFGLVLAIGIVVDDAIVVLENIERQMATGLDARTATIKAMEEITGPVLAITLVLSAVFIPCCFLGGITGSFFRQFAVTIAVSTLISAVNALTMTPSRAVLIFKADAKKHGHGHHREALPWWIFAVLGGVLTYELGPDLFGRFIQLPSAPEHGGESWAALGLKVACFAPPGILVGAILGWVFIRPVNAVLGAFFRWFNRVFDRVTDVYGAVVSRVLRVSVIILLAYGGLLVLTYTEFVSTPTGFIPQQDKGYLILNVQLPDSASVERTETVMAEIEAIARETPGVKHTLGISGRSVILNANAPNLGSMYVMLDGFDQRKGTDRTADAIAAAIQQRCKRDVDDAIVAAFGAPPVDGLGTTGGFTLMVQVRGSTDLTQLDRVAGSVVQRGNETPGLTGMFTSAGADTPWLYLEIDRDKCRSLGVQVSDIFNALQVYLGSYYVNNFNEFGRTWEVNIQADPNFRGDASDILQYQVRNAQNQMVRLGTVMTVRDASGPVVVVRYNMYSAAAVTGNPADGTGSSQAMELIHGIATEELARGMKTEWTELAYLQSQAGNSAMWFFALAVVFVFLVLAAQYESWKLPLAVILVVPMCLLCSIIGVQVAGIEVTVFTQIGFVVLVGLACKNAILIVEFARQRQDAGESRRAATLEACKQRLRPIVMTSFAFIFGVLPLVYAQGAGAEMRSSLGIAVFAGMLGVTLFGIFLTPVFYSVLQWFGTTPPPAPANGRPPEARVHLEPVGHLDSSGEQGTVTVGAHAPGNHRE from the coding sequence GTGATCGCACGCTTCTTCGTGGACCGCCCGATCTTCGCGACCGTCATCTCGCTGGTCATCATGCTGGCGGGGGCCGTGGCGTTCGGCACGCTCCCGATTGCACTGTACCCGGACGTGGCGCCGGCCACCGTGCAGGTGTCCGCTGTGTACCCCGGGGCGAACGCTGGTACGGTCCGCGACACAGTGGCCGCGCCCATTGAGGAACAGGTGAGCGGCGTCGAGGGGATGATGTACATGTCCTCGCGCTGCACCAACGACGGCGCGTACACGCTCACGGTGACGTTCAAGCCGGGCACCGACTCGGACATGGCTCAGGTGCTCGTGCAGAACCGCGTGAGCCTCGCGCTTCCGGTCATTCCGGCCCTCGTGCAGAACAAGGGCATCAGCGTGAAGAAGCAGTCGCCGAGCACGCTGATGATCGTGAATCTCATCTCCACCGATGGCAGGTACGACGACCTGTTCCTCAGCAACTACGCGACGATCGACGTGAAGGACGAATTGGGGCGGCTCCCCGGGGTCGCGGGTGTCAGCTACTTCGGGCAGCGCGACTACAGTTTGCGCGTGTGGGTCGATCCGGACAAACTCGCCGCACTCAACCTGAGTGGGATGGACGTGGTTTCGGCCGTCGCCCAGCAGAACGTGCAAGTCGCGGCCGGGCAGATCGGTCAGCGCCCGGTTCCGAAGGGACAGCAGTTCCAACTGACCGTGAACACCCTCGGTCGGCTGATCGATCCCGAACAGTTCGCCAACATCATCGTGAAGGGCGGTCAGGACAGCGCGACCGCCACGATGAACAGCACGGGAGTGACGACCACCGCCGCTGCGCCCACCATGACAACGGGCACGACTGGTCAGGGGGCAATGTCCGCGGGGCCGGCAACCGCTATCGTCCGGCTGCGCGACGTGGCCCGCGTCGAACGCGGCGCGCAGCAGTACGACCAGTCCTGTACTCTGAACGGCCGGCCCTCGGTCGCTCTGTGCGTCTACCAACTCCCCGGCTCGAACGCGCTGGAAACGGCCAACGCGGTGTACGACAAGATGCGGGAGCTGAAGACCCGGTTCCCGGACGGGCTCGACTACCAGATCGTGTACGACACCACTCCGTTCGTGCGGGAGTCCGTGAACGAGGTGTTCCACACGCTCCGCGACGCGGTCATCCTGGTGGCGATCGTCGTGCTGCTGTTCTTACAGGACTGGCGCGCGATGATCCTGCCCATGATCGACGTGCCCGTCTCGCTGATCGGTACGCTCGCGGTCATGTCGCAAATGGGGTTCACGCTGAACAGCCTGACACTGTTCGGGCTGGTGCTCGCGATCGGGATCGTGGTGGACGATGCCATCGTGGTGCTGGAGAACATCGAGCGCCAGATGGCGACGGGATTGGACGCCCGTACCGCGACGATCAAAGCAATGGAAGAGATTACGGGGCCGGTGCTGGCGATCACGCTGGTACTCAGCGCCGTGTTCATTCCGTGCTGCTTCCTGGGCGGGATCACCGGCTCATTCTTCCGCCAGTTCGCCGTCACAATCGCGGTATCAACGCTCATTTCGGCGGTGAACGCGCTCACCATGACCCCGTCGCGTGCCGTGCTGATCTTCAAGGCGGATGCGAAGAAGCACGGTCACGGCCACCACCGTGAGGCGCTGCCGTGGTGGATCTTTGCGGTCCTGGGTGGGGTTCTGACATACGAGTTGGGGCCGGACCTCTTCGGCCGATTCATCCAACTCCCCTCAGCACCGGAACACGGCGGCGAGTCGTGGGCGGCTCTGGGGCTGAAGGTCGCGTGCTTCGCGCCGCCCGGCATACTCGTTGGTGCGATCCTGGGTTGGGTATTCATCCGCCCAGTGAACGCGGTCCTCGGAGCGTTCTTCCGCTGGTTCAACCGGGTGTTCGACCGCGTGACTGATGTCTACGGCGCGGTGGTGAGTCGGGTGCTGCGCGTCAGCGTAATCATCCTGCTCGCTTACGGCGGGCTGTTGGTGCTGACGTACACCGAGTTCGTGAGCACGCCCACCGGGTTCATCCCGCAGCAGGACAAGGGCTACCTCATACTCAACGTGCAGCTCCCGGATTCCGCGTCCGTGGAGCGGACCGAAACGGTGATGGCGGAGATCGAGGCGATCGCACGCGAGACGCCCGGCGTGAAGCACACGCTCGGCATCTCGGGCCGATCGGTGATCCTGAACGCGAACGCCCCGAACCTCGGCTCGATGTACGTGATGCTCGACGGATTCGACCAGCGGAAGGGGACCGATCGGACCGCGGACGCGATCGCTGCCGCGATCCAGCAGCGGTGCAAGCGCGATGTCGACGACGCGATCGTGGCCGCGTTCGGCGCGCCGCCGGTCGATGGTTTGGGGACGACGGGCGGGTTCACGCTCATGGTCCAGGTGCGCGGGAGCACGGATCTCACTCAACTCGACCGGGTGGCGGGGAGTGTGGTTCAGCGGGGCAACGAGACGCCGGGATTAACGGGGATGTTCACGAGCGCGGGTGCGGACACGCCCTGGCTGTACCTGGAGATCGACCGGGACAAGTGCCGCTCACTGGGCGTTCAGGTGAGCGACATCTTCAACGCTCTCCAGGTGTATTTGGGTTCGTACTACGTGAACAACTTCAACGAGTTCGGCCGGACCTGGGAGGTGAACATCCAGGCCGACCCGAACTTCCGCGGCGACGCTTCGGACATCTTGCAGTACCAAGTGCGGAACGCGCAGAACCAGATGGTCCGGCTCGGGACCGTCATGACCGTGCGCGACGCGAGCGGGCCGGTGGTGGTGGTGCGGTACAACATGTATTCGGCCGCTGCGGTGACCGGCAATCCGGCGGACGGGACCGGCTCCAGTCAGGCGATGGAGCTGATCCACGGGATCGCGACCGAGGAACTCGCCCGGGGAATGAAGACCGAGTGGACCGAACTGGCGTACCTCCAAAGCCAGGCCGGGAACTCGGCGATGTGGTTCTTCGCGCTGGCGGTCGTGTTCGTGTTTCTGGTGCTCGCGGCGCAGTACGAGAGCTGGAAGTTGCCGCTCGCGGTGATTCTGGTCGTTCCGATGTGTCTGCTGTGCTCGATCATCGGGGTTCAGGTGGCCGGGATCGAAGTAACCGTGTTCACGCAGATCGGGTTCGTGGTGCTGGTGGGACTGGCGTGCAAGAACGCGATCCTCATCGTCGAGTTCGCTCGACAGCGCCAGGACGCCGGGGAATCGCGGCGTGCCGCGACACTGGAAGCGTGTAAGCAGCGATTGCGACCGATCGTGATGACCAGCTTCGCGTTCATTTTCGGCGTGCTGCCATTAGTGTACGCGCAGGGCGCCGGGGCCGAGATGCGGAGTTCGCTGGGGATCGCGGTGTTCGCGGGGATGCTTGGGGTCACACTCTTCGGAATCTTCCTCACACCGGTCTTCTATTCGGTCCTCCAGTGGTTTGGGACCACACCGCCTCCCGCGCCGGCCAATGGTCGCCCGCCAGAAGCACGGGTGCATTTGGAGCCCGTCGGCCACTTGGACAGTTCCGGCGAACAGGGTACGGTGACAGTTGGGGCGCACGCGCCGGGCAATCACCGGGAATAA
- a CDS encoding sensor histidine kinase, which produces MTLNRQVLFQVTAPALLVALAMLGTSLLGIRSINHLQADQDKIVSEHVRSLEAAQDLETELRHIRFHSFLYVMDMTPTRWAKVARDQAAFERILGEIRDRAGSDEEREVLGEIETGYTRYRQELEATTRSPVGPTKEDSLVWSDAHPIRYIVVPCEQLLNLNRKAMQETVDQSAQQGRRARTWMILLGVLGAVGGLVGGFGMAWGLSRSITRLSVRLRDVHAHLDQEVGSLRLTAEGGDLQRMEKQVGTILERVRDVVSQLQRQECEALRAEQLAAVGQLAASVAHEVRNPLTSIKLLVGAALSGRCPRGLSETDLQVIHDEVGRLERKVQSLLDFARPLEIGPEPQDIAGVVHQVIDLVRERLTRQTVCLTLDLPPGPVAAELDADQFKGVLVNLIFNALDTMPGGGGLDVQLARETGGAVRLTVADTGPGIDDRVADRLFTPFFSTKPTGTGLGLSVSRRIVQAHGGTLTAANRTAGGACFTITLPGGRTKSTV; this is translated from the coding sequence GTGACGCTGAACCGACAGGTTCTCTTTCAGGTGACCGCACCCGCGCTGCTCGTCGCGCTGGCGATGCTCGGCACGAGTTTGCTGGGCATTCGCTCGATCAACCACCTCCAGGCGGACCAGGACAAGATCGTTTCCGAACACGTCCGCAGCCTGGAGGCGGCGCAGGATCTGGAAACCGAGCTGCGCCACATCCGGTTCCACAGCTTCCTGTACGTCATGGACATGACGCCGACACGCTGGGCCAAAGTCGCACGCGATCAGGCCGCGTTCGAGCGCATCCTCGGAGAGATTCGGGACCGCGCGGGTTCTGATGAAGAACGCGAGGTTCTGGGCGAGATCGAAACCGGCTACACGCGGTACCGCCAAGAACTCGAAGCCACGACCCGCTCGCCGGTCGGCCCGACTAAGGAGGATTCCTTGGTTTGGTCCGATGCGCACCCGATCCGTTACATCGTGGTTCCGTGCGAACAGTTGCTCAACTTGAATCGCAAAGCGATGCAGGAAACGGTCGATCAAAGTGCCCAACAGGGCCGGCGCGCACGCACGTGGATGATCCTGCTTGGTGTGCTCGGGGCCGTCGGGGGATTGGTCGGTGGATTCGGTATGGCGTGGGGGTTAAGTCGGTCCATTACCCGACTGAGTGTCCGGCTCCGCGACGTTCACGCGCACTTGGATCAAGAAGTCGGATCGCTCCGGTTAACGGCCGAGGGTGGTGATCTCCAGCGAATGGAAAAGCAGGTAGGGACGATTCTGGAACGCGTGCGCGACGTGGTGAGCCAGCTTCAGCGCCAGGAGTGTGAAGCGCTCCGGGCCGAGCAACTGGCGGCGGTAGGTCAACTGGCCGCGAGTGTCGCACACGAGGTCCGGAACCCACTGACTAGCATCAAACTCCTGGTTGGAGCCGCACTCAGCGGTCGGTGCCCGCGCGGGTTGTCTGAGACTGACCTCCAGGTCATTCACGATGAAGTTGGGCGGCTCGAACGGAAGGTTCAGTCGCTCCTCGATTTCGCGCGACCGCTGGAAATCGGGCCGGAACCGCAGGACATCGCTGGAGTGGTTCATCAGGTCATCGACCTCGTTCGCGAGCGCCTTACGCGACAGACCGTGTGCTTGACACTTGATCTCCCGCCCGGTCCGGTCGCGGCCGAACTCGACGCCGATCAGTTCAAGGGCGTGCTGGTCAACTTGATCTTCAACGCGCTCGACACGATGCCCGGCGGCGGCGGACTCGATGTGCAACTCGCGCGGGAAACGGGCGGTGCCGTGCGACTGACGGTCGCGGACACGGGGCCGGGGATCGACGACCGCGTGGCCGATCGGCTGTTCACTCCGTTCTTCAGCACCAAGCCGACCGGAACCGGATTGGGTCTGAGCGTCTCGCGCCGGATCGTTCAAGCCCACGGTGGGACACTAACTGCGGCGAACCGCACCGCTGGAGGCGCCTGTTTCACGATCACTCTCCCGGGCGGAAGGACGAAAAGCACAGTGTGA